A genome region from Candidatus Binatia bacterium includes the following:
- a CDS encoding TonB-dependent receptor, with the protein MLACIKKVGLFGLALSVLAIPLTAQAQPAEAPTQPSEAPAAADAATEGAPAAPSTYLESIETPSSGTVDVINESDGLAAEAEAVEAGDPPAFVSKDRENKIEEIVVSARKRQELLEDTPVSVTALSETTLREAGVTRIDDIAELVPNLTFQTSSTGTEALVYIRGVGTPRALTSYDPGVGIYIDGIFVPRAQGSLLNVVDIAQVEVLRGPQGTLFGKNTIGGAINFTTQKPTDEVEAFVQVDVGNVDAPHSQWLNSVTTRAMLNLPVDIGPLEDRVFMRMAFGSENQAGYMYNEELDQGWNDRNSLSFLGSLRILPHEDVTIDITGNWDRSHARGEGGECVFVQPTGLQGLAPGLADYCQEERKPYHFGADWNQLFDIQSTGAWGVLNWDIGPLPGLDEFSLKAIGAWRQQYIRSRQDTDLTPAPAVNAAGIGDIPIPAPEGTDSLLAMQGRPAKAQQFQTELQVNGSALDGRLNFVGGYFLFLENAQNRGATAALVDTINTRSVQPQLTDNWSWALYSQASFDLLEWLQLTAGLRYTEDKKETTAEKYDCVPSAEGCASFSESFNETNSKIFSTWNPMATLSATVPEDLIEDTVIDHLMGYFTYSSGFKGGGFNVIPPPADPLSGDQQPLQPFDPENMNSFELGFKTLSFDNRIATNLSLFYAKYDDIQVTAIRDLGYVDANGTPVIAQETLNAAKATTQGVELETVMNLGAGFRLEGSVGLFRGVYDNWDDAPSDVTTDFIDRSGETFRRVPEVQTHVALQKSFLIEANDSEFWGGYMTPRFDWYFQGPVRFQGPEYEAGLQGGYSLFNARLAYSFNGEATQLALWSQNLGNKRYRTNSIPLVTTFGIAQQLYGLPRTYGLELSHRF; encoded by the coding sequence ATGTTGGCATGCATCAAAAAGGTGGGTCTGTTCGGTTTGGCGCTATCGGTTCTGGCAATTCCGCTTACGGCGCAGGCGCAGCCTGCTGAGGCCCCGACGCAGCCTTCGGAAGCCCCCGCGGCGGCCGACGCGGCAACCGAAGGAGCACCCGCGGCACCCTCGACCTATCTGGAGTCGATCGAGACGCCCTCGTCGGGCACTGTGGATGTGATCAACGAATCGGATGGTCTTGCCGCGGAAGCCGAGGCCGTCGAGGCGGGCGATCCGCCTGCCTTCGTCAGCAAGGACCGCGAGAACAAGATCGAAGAAATCGTGGTTTCGGCACGCAAGCGACAGGAGCTTCTCGAAGACACCCCGGTGTCGGTCACCGCGCTTTCGGAAACGACGCTGCGCGAAGCCGGCGTCACAAGAATCGATGATATCGCCGAGCTGGTCCCGAACCTGACCTTCCAGACCTCGTCCACGGGCACCGAGGCGCTCGTCTATATTCGCGGTGTGGGTACACCTCGGGCGTTGACCTCATACGACCCCGGGGTGGGGATCTATATTGACGGCATTTTTGTCCCGCGGGCCCAAGGCTCTCTTTTGAACGTGGTCGACATCGCGCAGGTCGAAGTTCTCCGCGGACCGCAAGGCACGCTCTTTGGCAAGAACACCATCGGTGGTGCGATCAACTTCACCACCCAGAAGCCAACCGACGAAGTCGAGGCCTTTGTTCAGGTGGATGTGGGGAACGTGGATGCTCCCCATAGCCAATGGCTCAATTCGGTCACGACCCGTGCCATGTTGAACCTGCCTGTGGATATTGGTCCCCTGGAAGATCGCGTGTTCATGCGCATGGCTTTCGGCTCGGAGAATCAAGCCGGGTACATGTACAATGAGGAACTGGACCAAGGTTGGAACGATCGGAATTCGCTGTCTTTTTTGGGAAGCTTGCGGATTCTGCCGCATGAGGACGTGACCATCGACATCACCGGGAACTGGGATCGTTCGCACGCCCGGGGCGAGGGTGGCGAGTGTGTATTTGTCCAGCCAACCGGCCTGCAGGGACTGGCGCCCGGACTTGCCGATTATTGCCAGGAAGAGCGCAAACCTTACCATTTCGGAGCCGATTGGAACCAACTATTTGATATCCAAAGCACCGGCGCCTGGGGCGTTTTGAATTGGGATATCGGTCCGCTGCCCGGTCTGGACGAATTCAGCTTGAAGGCGATTGGTGCCTGGCGGCAGCAGTATATCCGCTCGCGGCAGGACACCGATCTGACGCCGGCCCCCGCGGTCAACGCGGCCGGCATCGGGGATATTCCCATTCCGGCACCCGAGGGTACGGACAGCTTGTTGGCGATGCAGGGCCGGCCCGCCAAGGCTCAGCAATTCCAGACCGAGTTGCAGGTCAACGGCTCGGCCCTGGATGGTCGTTTGAACTTTGTGGGCGGTTATTTCCTGTTCCTGGAAAATGCCCAAAATCGTGGCGCGACGGCAGCACTCGTCGACACGATCAACACCCGCAGTGTGCAGCCGCAGTTGACCGACAACTGGTCGTGGGCCTTGTATTCACAAGCGTCGTTCGACTTGCTCGAGTGGCTGCAGCTGACTGCGGGCTTGCGCTATACGGAAGACAAGAAGGAAACCACGGCTGAGAAATACGATTGTGTCCCCTCGGCCGAGGGATGTGCGAGCTTCAGCGAGAGCTTCAACGAAACCAATTCGAAGATCTTCTCGACCTGGAACCCGATGGCTACGCTCTCGGCAACGGTCCCCGAAGACTTGATCGAGGATACCGTGATCGATCATCTAATGGGTTATTTTACCTATTCGAGCGGTTTCAAGGGTGGCGGCTTCAATGTGATCCCTCCGCCCGCAGATCCGCTCAGCGGCGACCAGCAACCGCTGCAGCCGTTTGATCCCGAGAACATGAACTCGTTCGAGTTGGGTTTCAAGACTTTGAGTTTTGATAACCGGATCGCGACCAATCTGTCTCTCTTCTACGCCAAATATGATGATATTCAGGTAACGGCCATTCGCGACCTTGGCTATGTCGATGCCAACGGTACGCCGGTCATTGCTCAGGAAACGTTGAATGCCGCCAAGGCAACGACGCAGGGAGTGGAACTGGAGACGGTGATGAACCTCGGTGCGGGCTTCCGTCTCGAGGGTTCGGTCGGCTTGTTCCGCGGTGTCTATGATAACTGGGATGATGCCCCCAGTGATGTCACCACTGATTTCATCGATCGTTCGGGCGAAACCTTTCGGCGAGTGCCCGAAGTCCAGACTCATGTGGCCCTGCAGAAGTCGTTCCTGATCGAGGCCAATGATTCGGAGTTTTGGGGTGGTTATATGACCCCGCGCTTTGACTGGTACTTCCAGGGTCCCGTCCGTTTTCAGGGGCCCGAGTATGAAGCCGGACTACAGGGCGGGTACAGCCTGTTCAACGCGCGCCTGGCGTATTCCTTCAACGGTGAAGCCACGCAACTGGCCCTGTGGAGCCAAAACTTGGGCAACAAGCGCTATCGCA
- a CDS encoding amidohydrolase family protein — MKMSRRRFGALCAAGAGLWAQGCVDGSKYSEADAESLRQHMAAEKLASGQGPYGRHVYQGYRGLAELPWFDLDKRGRLRLVDDSVPETIDLHAHLGMALLFAAPIDMTSRTDRVHHILDCDGTEAGCELDLDVYINANFTPDDLQAMQFDTVQNILWGSPSVRTHTLENLADEMADLRVSKAALLPITMGLPFGDNLADRWLDILEESPERDHFIGGGSVKTDDPDWRPKLEAQAARGARIIKLHPAVQRYFPDDPRAMEIYEACGRMGLVVFLHAGRAGIEPGFTHQYTMMRGYEPMLAENPGTNFILGHAGARDVEDAMVLGRRYPNAWMGLHGQGITILDRIIREVGTERLVFGSDWPFYHVAATLAKVLIVTEGRPEIREAILNGNAKRLLGT, encoded by the coding sequence ATGAAGATGAGCCGCCGGCGGTTCGGGGCTCTATGTGCGGCCGGAGCGGGCCTTTGGGCGCAGGGCTGTGTGGATGGGTCAAAATATTCCGAGGCAGATGCCGAGAGTCTGCGGCAACATATGGCAGCCGAGAAACTGGCCTCGGGCCAGGGGCCCTATGGCCGGCATGTCTATCAGGGATACCGCGGGCTGGCCGAGTTGCCGTGGTTTGATCTCGACAAGCGCGGTCGGCTTCGTCTGGTCGACGACAGCGTGCCCGAGACCATCGATCTGCATGCGCATCTGGGTATGGCCCTTTTGTTTGCCGCACCCATCGATATGACGTCGCGCACCGATCGCGTGCACCATATTCTGGATTGCGATGGCACGGAAGCCGGATGCGAACTGGATTTGGACGTCTATATCAACGCCAATTTCACACCCGACGATTTGCAGGCGATGCAATTCGATACCGTGCAGAATATCTTATGGGGCAGTCCCTCGGTGCGAACGCATACCCTCGAGAATCTGGCTGACGAGATGGCGGATCTGCGGGTGTCCAAGGCCGCTCTGTTGCCGATTACCATGGGCCTTCCGTTCGGGGACAACCTGGCCGATCGCTGGTTGGATATTCTCGAGGAGTCTCCCGAGCGCGACCATTTCATCGGCGGCGGATCGGTGAAGACCGATGATCCTGATTGGCGCCCCAAGCTCGAAGCGCAAGCGGCTCGCGGGGCGCGCATCATCAAACTGCATCCTGCAGTCCAACGGTATTTCCCCGACGACCCGCGTGCGATGGAAATCTATGAGGCCTGCGGGCGGATGGGGTTGGTGGTTTTCCTGCACGCCGGCCGCGCCGGCATCGAGCCGGGCTTCACCCACCAATATACGATGATGCGGGGCTATGAGCCGATGCTCGCCGAGAACCCCGGGACGAATTTCATTCTCGGCCATGCGGGCGCACGCGACGTGGAAGACGCGATGGTGCTTGGGCGCCGGTATCCGAATGCCTGGATGGGGCTGCACGGGCAGGGCATCACCATCCTGGACCGGATCATCCGCGAGGTCGGCACCGAGCGATTGGTGTTCGGCAGCGACTGGCCGTTTTATCATGTGGCCGCCACGCTGGCGAAAGTATTGATCGTCACCGAGGGGCGCCCGGAGATCCGCGAAGCGATCCTCAACGGCAATGCCAAGCGCCTGCTGGGCACCTAG